The following proteins come from a genomic window of Natronosalvus vescus:
- a CDS encoding SHOCT domain-containing protein, which yields MKQPEWFRSLPTWARVIGGLLGLLVVMTGLSMVLGVVFAGIALGLEFGSVTLGLLAAVVGLVLVLVPTAALVMIRTGDDRGVDAGDEVETLKERYLAGEIDEATFERRVTELLTAADASQESAATDFDGRDVERMPKRERQ from the coding sequence ATGAAACAACCGGAGTGGTTCCGGTCGCTTCCGACCTGGGCCAGGGTCATCGGTGGACTGCTCGGTCTCCTGGTCGTCATGACTGGGCTCTCGATGGTACTTGGTGTCGTCTTCGCCGGAATCGCTCTGGGGCTCGAGTTCGGTAGCGTAACGTTGGGGCTCCTCGCTGCCGTCGTCGGGTTGGTACTCGTCCTCGTTCCAACCGCCGCACTGGTGATGATCCGCACCGGTGACGACCGTGGTGTCGACGCTGGAGACGAGGTCGAAACGCTCAAAGAGCGATATCTCGCCGGTGAGATCGACGAGGCGACGTTCGAGCGACGCGTCACCGAACTGCTCACCGCCGCAGATGCATCCCAGGAGTCGGCCGCGACCGATTTCGATGGGCGGGACGTCGAACGGATGCCGAAGCGCGAACGACAGTGA
- a CDS encoding right-handed parallel beta-helix repeat-containing protein, whose translation MAVAGASLLGLSTTGASTASASTGQYSHHYDDYSNVINVVEAGADNTGSESITPVLENLRADDTLLVFPEGRYYMDKQFRYTGFDNFGMVGENATLVPANYYDFDGPRFRLFRLGVTYRPGRRLRFEGFDVDQTAPDTGIRVIEANISQDMAVRDVTIHGQHDSGTWGPGLFNITDPSGSGIVERFRAPDGAAWINNTPNAGNRWRGPIGIEANQNKGTLTFRHCVVGAFPNNGLYAVGGGGRVRVLGGLYRNSNGANIRVGGDNSEIRWPTIRVDNTRPEDKTQRGIRVENGNNIRIYGAAVEVSSPMPTSHAISTMNSCQSARIERVRVDMRGNDINHGIVLSPECGEVTITNSEIVHETVGGYPLWIRGGNTNDRVLAEHLSVSGRAGDASGFRDGVRVERDNCRFSNVDIAQPGRDGASRNAIVSTAADTTVYRSTLRASQYPYIDIGADNLVRDSDLESTGGRHAVCLYSSSSNPSFRKNRLVNGIRDLGASGVDTWANTLE comes from the coding sequence ATGGCGGTCGCCGGTGCCTCGCTGCTCGGGCTCTCGACGACGGGTGCCTCGACGGCGAGTGCCTCGACGGGACAGTACTCACACCACTACGACGACTACTCGAACGTCATCAACGTCGTCGAAGCGGGTGCGGACAACACGGGATCGGAGTCGATTACTCCCGTTCTGGAGAATCTGCGAGCGGACGACACGCTGCTCGTGTTCCCCGAAGGCCGGTACTACATGGACAAACAGTTCCGGTACACCGGATTCGATAACTTCGGGATGGTCGGCGAGAACGCGACGCTCGTGCCGGCGAACTACTACGACTTCGACGGCCCGCGGTTCCGGCTGTTCCGTCTCGGCGTCACGTACAGGCCGGGTCGACGGCTCCGATTCGAGGGCTTCGACGTCGATCAGACGGCCCCAGATACGGGAATCCGTGTCATCGAGGCCAATATCTCCCAGGACATGGCCGTGCGTGACGTTACGATCCACGGCCAACACGACAGCGGAACGTGGGGCCCTGGTCTGTTCAACATCACCGACCCGAGCGGGAGCGGGATCGTCGAACGGTTCCGAGCACCCGACGGCGCTGCCTGGATCAACAACACGCCGAACGCCGGTAACCGCTGGCGCGGCCCAATCGGCATCGAGGCCAACCAGAACAAAGGCACCCTCACGTTCAGACATTGCGTCGTTGGGGCGTTCCCGAACAACGGTCTCTACGCCGTTGGTGGCGGTGGCCGGGTACGCGTCCTCGGAGGACTCTACCGGAACAGCAATGGCGCGAACATCCGCGTCGGCGGTGACAACAGCGAGATCAGGTGGCCAACGATCAGGGTCGACAACACCCGCCCGGAGGACAAGACGCAACGGGGAATCCGGGTCGAAAACGGCAATAACATCCGGATATACGGCGCTGCCGTCGAAGTGTCGTCGCCGATGCCGACGAGCCACGCGATCTCCACGATGAACTCCTGTCAAAGCGCTCGTATCGAGCGCGTTCGAGTCGACATGCGTGGCAACGACATCAACCACGGAATCGTCCTCTCGCCGGAGTGTGGCGAAGTCACAATCACGAACTCAGAAATCGTCCACGAAACTGTGGGCGGCTATCCGCTGTGGATCCGTGGCGGAAATACGAACGATCGAGTCCTCGCCGAACACCTCTCGGTCTCCGGGCGCGCTGGCGACGCCAGTGGCTTCCGCGACGGAGTTCGGGTCGAACGGGACAACTGCCGGTTCAGCAACGTCGACATTGCCCAGCCCGGGCGCGATGGAGCGAGTCGAAACGCCATCGTCAGCACGGCAGCAGACACGACCGTCTACCGGAGTACGCTCCGGGCCAGCCAGTACCCCTACATCGACATCGGTGCTGACAACCTCGTGCGTGATTCCGACCTCGAGTCCACCGGCGGCCGTCACGCCGTCTGTCTGTACTCCTCCTCGAGCAACCCCTCGTTCAGGAAGAACCGACTGGTCAACGGCATTCGTGACCTCGGTGCGAGCGGCGTGGACACCTGGGCGAACACCCTCGAGTAG
- a CDS encoding helix-turn-helix domain-containing protein, whose amino-acid sequence MGFVATLSIDHPDLVLMPTIETHPDVTIRYEYSATAAQNDLCFVSVFGGEYDAIEETMVDDHTVSNPTHVATFENRAIYRITVETDLDLLPEKCAAYGVFVFRITSGEDDWMVRTHMPDRDALTAFQDYCRSHSISFRMTQLYDSMVSDDGTYFLTEQQHEILSMAYYAGYYEIPRAVSQDYLAEKLGISTSAVSQRHRRAVAELIAATLENDRTPGRRNHR is encoded by the coding sequence ATGGGATTCGTTGCAACCCTCTCGATCGATCACCCCGATCTCGTGTTAATGCCGACGATCGAGACACATCCTGACGTGACGATTCGGTACGAGTACAGTGCCACGGCTGCCCAGAACGACCTGTGTTTCGTGTCCGTGTTCGGCGGTGAATACGATGCCATCGAAGAGACGATGGTGGACGATCACACCGTGTCGAACCCGACACACGTCGCCACGTTCGAAAACCGGGCAATCTATCGAATCACCGTCGAGACGGATCTCGACTTACTGCCAGAGAAGTGCGCCGCCTATGGGGTGTTCGTCTTCCGGATTACGAGCGGCGAAGATGACTGGATGGTACGAACCCATATGCCCGACCGCGACGCGCTGACCGCGTTTCAGGACTACTGTCGAAGCCACTCGATATCGTTCCGGATGACCCAGCTCTACGATTCGATGGTCTCTGACGACGGTACCTACTTTCTCACCGAACAACAACACGAGATTCTCTCGATGGCGTACTACGCCGGCTACTACGAGATTCCACGAGCGGTGTCACAGGATTACCTGGCAGAAAAGCTCGGCATCTCCACGTCGGCTGTCTCACAGCGCCATCGTCGTGCCGTCGCCGAGTTGATCGCCGCCACCCTCGAGAACGATCGAACACCCGGTCGACGAAATCACCGCTGA
- a CDS encoding flippase — protein MNRSIASGVLSVVSAKVIVLLVTALSTPLLYRLLGPSGFGDYAFVLSVFAIYMIFVSSGITDGVRKYLAEDRKTDNWSGYVVGFYLRLAILFAGVGALLLLVAVYFELVSLAFGPEYQLYFVVLAVLVITAQFRDYARKTLMGFGLERYSEPLKVLDTVGFVVVAIPLVYVGFGVVGALAGHLIGSLLVGAIGLVLIHRRESLACIRSKPPARFPRREMLTFNSMSIVLVFLLMSLYHIDIVMLQQFRPSSDVGNYRAALTLAEFLWFVPLALQTVYVHSTSELWSQNRHDKISSLASRTTRYTFLLTAVMAVGLAALADVAVPIYFGSDATPAIAPLLLLLPGALGFALARPVLAVSQGNGTLRYPVAATGVAAGINVILNVLLIPRYGMHGAAIATSVGYGSMFVFHVWSARLVGFDPLADARLSRAIAATGLAGLPIFALAAAITNPWVALIVVPPVGLGIFLAFAILMGALDLAEPFTILSEFPDPVGSRAKTIECRLEGTRGVSSPPSVLQGLLFAVGLSLFVAGLVLGFIGPWLNGLLP, from the coding sequence GTGAACAGGAGTATCGCTAGCGGCGTCCTCTCGGTCGTGAGCGCGAAGGTTATCGTCCTTCTCGTCACCGCACTTTCGACGCCGCTCCTGTACCGGCTCCTCGGTCCATCCGGGTTTGGCGACTACGCGTTCGTCCTCTCGGTGTTCGCCATCTACATGATCTTCGTCAGCTCCGGGATCACCGACGGAGTACGAAAGTACCTCGCCGAGGATCGCAAGACCGACAACTGGAGTGGCTACGTCGTTGGATTCTACCTTCGACTCGCGATCCTCTTCGCCGGCGTCGGCGCGCTGTTGTTGCTCGTCGCCGTCTACTTCGAACTGGTCTCGCTGGCGTTCGGCCCGGAGTATCAGCTGTATTTTGTCGTGCTCGCTGTCCTCGTCATCACCGCGCAGTTTCGCGATTACGCCCGGAAAACCCTGATGGGGTTCGGACTCGAGCGCTACTCCGAGCCGCTGAAGGTGCTCGACACCGTCGGCTTCGTCGTCGTCGCGATCCCGCTCGTGTACGTCGGATTCGGCGTCGTCGGCGCACTCGCTGGCCATCTGATCGGGAGCCTGCTCGTCGGGGCAATCGGGCTCGTACTCATCCACCGACGGGAATCGCTGGCCTGTATCAGGTCGAAGCCGCCGGCGAGGTTCCCCCGCCGGGAGATGTTGACATTCAATTCGATGAGCATCGTTCTCGTCTTCCTGTTGATGTCGCTGTATCACATCGACATCGTGATGCTCCAGCAGTTCCGCCCGAGTTCGGACGTGGGGAACTACCGTGCCGCGTTGACGCTCGCGGAGTTCCTCTGGTTCGTCCCGCTGGCGTTACAGACGGTGTACGTCCACTCGACGTCTGAACTCTGGTCACAGAACCGCCACGACAAGATCAGCTCGCTCGCGTCACGAACCACGCGCTATACGTTCCTGCTGACCGCCGTGATGGCCGTCGGGCTGGCTGCACTGGCCGACGTCGCCGTGCCGATTTACTTCGGCTCGGACGCCACTCCGGCGATCGCCCCGCTGTTGCTGTTGCTCCCGGGTGCACTCGGCTTTGCCCTCGCACGCCCGGTGCTCGCGGTCTCACAGGGCAACGGGACGCTTCGATATCCGGTTGCGGCGACGGGCGTCGCTGCGGGAATCAACGTCATCCTGAACGTCCTCCTGATCCCGCGCTACGGGATGCACGGCGCGGCTATCGCGACGAGTGTCGGCTACGGATCGATGTTCGTCTTCCACGTCTGGAGCGCCCGCCTGGTCGGATTCGACCCGCTGGCGGATGCCCGACTCAGCCGTGCCATCGCAGCCACCGGCCTCGCCGGACTCCCCATCTTCGCGCTCGCGGCGGCCATCACCAACCCGTGGGTCGCCCTCATCGTGGTTCCGCCCGTCGGCCTCGGCATTTTCCTCGCGTTCGCGATCCTCATGGGAGCCCTCGATCTCGCCGAACCGTTTACGATCCTGTCGGAATTCCCCGATCCAGTTGGGTCACGAGCGAAAACGATCGAATGCCGCCTCGAGGGCACCCGTGGTGTCTCCTCGCCGCCAAGCGTGCTCCAGGGGCTGTTGTTCGCGGTCGGGCTCTCGTTGTTCGTCGCTGGACTCGTTCTCGGCTTCATCGGGCCGTGGCTCAACGGACTTCTACCCTGA
- a CDS encoding glycosyltransferase family 2 protein yields MYQDHTIGVVIPAYNEEGFVGDVIREMPDYVDRLYVIDDCSTDGTWSEILEAAAADDGADADADADASLEDTEQSLDRPADEEPRPVTDGGATALATRAEVHDPVGRVYPIQHRENLGAGGAIKTGYLAAYVDGADVTATVDADGQMDLSQLPRLLDPIVEGKADYAKGNRLINGEYRAAMPRFRLFGNAILTFLTKIASGYWKTMDPQNGYTAISHEALEAVDLENLYEYYGYCNDLLVKLNASGMRVADVAMPAVYGDEESSISYGEYIPKVSTMLLRDFLWRLRTKYLVRDFHPLALFYLSGAAVAGIGLVGLLWTMLTTLSLGFVLSSTSLLVFVAGWALILFAMVFDMAESEHLEMQV; encoded by the coding sequence ATGTATCAAGATCACACGATTGGCGTCGTCATCCCCGCGTACAACGAGGAGGGGTTCGTCGGTGACGTCATCCGCGAGATGCCCGACTACGTCGACCGGCTGTACGTGATCGACGACTGCTCGACCGACGGCACCTGGTCTGAGATCCTCGAGGCTGCAGCGGCCGATGACGGCGCCGACGCCGACGCCGACGCCGATGCATCCCTCGAGGACACCGAACAGTCGCTCGACCGTCCGGCCGACGAGGAACCCCGTCCCGTCACCGACGGCGGGGCCACGGCGCTCGCGACACGCGCCGAGGTCCACGACCCGGTCGGTCGGGTGTACCCGATCCAGCACCGGGAAAACCTGGGTGCTGGCGGCGCGATCAAGACCGGCTACCTCGCCGCCTACGTCGACGGGGCTGACGTGACCGCGACCGTCGACGCCGACGGCCAGATGGATCTCTCCCAGTTGCCACGACTGCTCGACCCCATCGTCGAGGGGAAGGCAGACTACGCGAAAGGCAACCGACTCATCAACGGGGAGTACCGGGCTGCAATGCCACGATTCCGGCTCTTCGGGAACGCGATACTAACGTTCCTGACGAAGATTGCCTCGGGCTACTGGAAGACGATGGATCCACAGAACGGCTACACGGCCATCTCCCACGAGGCGCTCGAGGCGGTCGATCTCGAGAACCTGTACGAGTACTACGGCTACTGCAACGACCTGCTGGTCAAGCTCAACGCCAGCGGGATGCGCGTCGCCGACGTGGCGATGCCGGCCGTCTACGGCGACGAGGAGTCGAGTATCAGCTACGGGGAGTACATTCCGAAGGTGTCGACGATGCTCCTTCGGGACTTCCTCTGGCGGCTCCGAACGAAGTACCTCGTCCGGGACTTTCACCCGCTCGCCCTGTTTTACCTGTCCGGGGCGGCGGTCGCCGGCATCGGGCTCGTCGGGCTCCTGTGGACGATGCTCACGACGCTGTCGCTCGGCTTCGTGCTGTCCTCGACGAGCTTGCTGGTGTTCGTCGCCGGCTGGGCGCTCATCCTGTTCGCCATGGTGTTCGACATGGCCGAGAGCGAGCACCTCGAGATGCAGGTGTAA